Genomic window (Streptomyces cadmiisoli):
GCCCGCGACCCATCTGGAGATCGCCCGCGCCCACCTGCCGCGCGAGACGGACCTCGCCCTCGTCCAGGGAGTCCTCGGCTTCGCCATCACCCAGGTCGCCGACCGCTACCTCGCCCCCGACGAGCGCCCCGCAGCCCTGGCCACCCTCTCCGCCCTCTGCCGCGACCTGCTGCGCCGCACCGAGGACGGCGACAACCCGGGCCTGCGGCTGCTCGCCGTGCGCCACTACATCGACGTCGCCGCCCACCCCGACACCATCGCGGCCTGGCTCGCCGAGGGGACCGTCCCCGGCGGGCCCGAACTCGACCCCGAGCTGCGCTGGCGGGTCCTCGGCCGGCTCGCCGTCCTCGGCGCCGTCGACGAGGCCGCCGTCGCCGCCGAACTGCGGCGCGACCCCAGCGCCACCGGCCAGGAGGGCGCCGCCCGCTGCCGTGCCGCACTGCCCGACCCGGAGGCCAAGCGCGCCGCCTGGGAAGCGATGTTCACCACCGACGACCTGTCGAACTACCTGTTCACCGCCACCGCCCGCGGCTTCTGGCAGCCCGAACAGGCCGATCTCGTCCGGAAGTACGTACCGCGCTACTTCGAGGACGCGGTGGCCGTGGCCGCCCGCCGCGGCCCCGCCATCGCCGAGGCCGCGGGCCGCTGGGCCTTCCCCGTGCACGCCGTCGACACCGAGACCCTGCGCACGGGCGAGGAGTGCCTGCGCGACGGCGGCCCGATCCCGGCCCTGCGCCGCAAACTGGTCGACCAACTGGACGATCTGGCACGGGCCCTGCGGGTGCGGCAGGCGTAACGGCCGCCGCCCCCACGGCACGGGTGGCGGACCCGGCTCCGCCACCCGACGCCACCCCCGTACCCCCTTTCGGGTGCTGCTCCCCGGACCTTTCCGACGCCCGGGCCCGTTCGCGTACAAGCTGGAAGCATGCGCACGCCGCCCCTCGCCTCAGGCCCCGAAGGCCCCGGCGCGCTGGGGCCGTTGCTGGACACCGTCCTAGACGCCCTCCAGCAGGGCGCACGGGCACGCGGCGGACCGCTGCCCGCGGGCGGACCCGACGCCGTCACCGAACGGATCCGGGAGGCCCTCGGCGACGTCCTGCCCGACAAGGGCGACCGGCACGCCCTGCACGTCCTCGTCCGCGCCTTCGCACAGGGCGCCGCCGACCCCGCGGACCCCCGGTGCGCCGCCCACCTGCACTGCCCGCCCCTCGCCGTCGCCACCGCCGCCGACCTCGCCGCGAACGTCCTCAACCCCTCCCTCGACTCCTGGGACCAGGCCCCGGCCGCCACCGCGCTGGAGACCCTGGTGACCGGCGCCCTCGCCCGCGAGGCCGGCGCCGCCGACGCCCTCGTCACCACCGGCGGCACCGAGTCCAACCAGCTCGCCCTGCTGCTGGCCCGCGAGACCCGCGGCGCCGGCCTACGGCTCGTCCACGCCGAGAACGCCCACCACTCCCTCGGCCGCGCCGCCTGGCTGCTGGGCCTGCCCGACCCCGTCGTACTGCCCGCCCCCGCCGGCACCCTCGACCCCGCCGCCCTCGACGAGGCCCTCACCGACCTGCCCGGCCCCCTCCTCGTCGCCGCCACCGCCGGCACCACCGACGCCGGACTGATTGACCCGCTGCCCGAGATCGCCGACCGCTGCCGCGCCCACGGCGCCCGACTGCACATCGACGCCGCCTACGGCGGCGGACTCCTGTTCAGCACCCGCCACCGCGCCGCACTCGCCGGCCTCGAAGCCGCCGACACCGTCACCCTCGACCTGCACAAACTCGGCTGGCAGCCGATCGCCGCCGGCCTGCTCACCGTCCGGGACGCCCACGACCTCACCGTCCTGCACCAGCGCGCCGACTACCTCAACGCCGCCGACGACACCGAAGCCGGACTGCCCGACCTGCTCGGCCGCTCCCTGCGCACCACCCGCCGCGCGGACATCCTCAAGATCGCCGTCACGCTCAGGACGCTCGGCCGCGACGGACTCGCCGCCCTCGTCGACCAGGTCTGCGCGACCGCCCGCGAGTTCGCCCGCCTCGTCGACACCCACCCCGCCTTCGAACTCCACGACCGGCCCACCATCAGCACCGTCCTGTTCCGCCCCGCCGACGCCACCGACGACACCGTGGCCGCCGTGCGCCGCCGGCTCCTCACCGACGGCCACGCCGTCCTCGGCCGGGCCCGGCTGGACGGACGGCTCTGGCTCAAGGCCACCCTCCTCAACCCCCGCACCAGGCCCGAAGACCTGGCCGCCCTCCTCGAACTGGTGGAAGGAAACACC
Coding sequences:
- a CDS encoding pyridoxal phosphate-dependent decarboxylase family protein; its protein translation is MRTPPLASGPEGPGALGPLLDTVLDALQQGARARGGPLPAGGPDAVTERIREALGDVLPDKGDRHALHVLVRAFAQGAADPADPRCAAHLHCPPLAVATAADLAANVLNPSLDSWDQAPAATALETLVTGALAREAGAADALVTTGGTESNQLALLLARETRGAGLRLVHAENAHHSLGRAAWLLGLPDPVVLPAPAGTLDPAALDEALTDLPGPLLVAATAGTTDAGLIDPLPEIADRCRAHGARLHIDAAYGGGLLFSTRHRAALAGLEAADTVTLDLHKLGWQPIAAGLLTVRDAHDLTVLHQRADYLNAADDTEAGLPDLLGRSLRTTRRADILKIAVTLRTLGRDGLAALVDQVCATAREFARLVDTHPAFELHDRPTISTVLFRPADATDDTVAAVRRRLLTDGHAVLGRARLDGRLWLKATLLNPRTRPEDLAALLELVEGNTPR